One genomic region from Conexibacter woesei DSM 14684 encodes:
- a CDS encoding ferritin, whose translation MPATRFVERLNEQIAYEFAASQQYVANAVYYDAETLPRLAAFFYAQAVEERNHALMMVQYLLDADVEVTVPGVAAPEISFADVVAPVALSLEQEKRVSDQIAALVGVAREEGDFQSEQFMQWFLKEQVEEVASMSDLLTIAERLADRPMDIEDWLAREQPGDGGEDPTAPAAAGGAL comes from the coding sequence ATGCCCGCCACCCGCTTCGTCGAGCGTCTCAACGAGCAGATCGCGTACGAATTCGCCGCCTCGCAGCAGTACGTCGCCAATGCCGTCTACTACGACGCCGAGACGCTGCCGCGCCTCGCGGCGTTCTTCTACGCGCAGGCGGTCGAGGAGCGCAACCACGCGCTGATGATGGTCCAGTACCTGCTCGACGCCGACGTCGAGGTCACGGTCCCCGGCGTCGCCGCGCCGGAGATCTCGTTCGCCGACGTCGTCGCGCCGGTCGCGCTGTCGCTGGAGCAGGAGAAGCGCGTCAGCGACCAGATCGCGGCGCTCGTCGGCGTGGCGCGCGAGGAGGGCGACTTCCAGAGCGAGCAGTTCATGCAGTGGTTCCTGAAGGAGCAGGTCGAGGAGGTCGCCTCGATGTCGGATCTGCTGACGATCGCCGAGCGCCTCGCCGACCGGCCGATGGACATCGAGGACTGGCTCGCGCGCGAGCAGCCGGGCGACGGCGGCGAGGACCCGACGGCGCCGGCGGCTGCCGGCGGCGCGCTCTGA
- a CDS encoding acyl-CoA carboxylase subunit beta: protein MRQKAPETFEEKLGQLNELREEAIHSASAAAVEKQHAKGKYTARERIEKLLDPGSFQELDTFVRHRTHDFDMQKNRPWGDAVVTGHGTIEGRTVCVFSQDFTVVGGSLGEVMAEKMCKVMDLAAKIGAPVIGINDSGGARIQEGVVSLGGYGDVFLRNVKSSGVIPQISLIMGPCAGGAVYSPAITDFIFMVRETSHMFITGPDVIKTVTGEEPTFEELGGAMTHNSKSGVAHFASEDEDACLEDARYLFSFLPSNNLELPPRVQPTDDPQRMDPELDTVVPDSPNKPYDMRSVIRLIVDDGEFLEVHEHFATNIVCGLARLDGFPVGIVGNQPASLAGVLDIAASEKAARFVRTCDAFNIPIVTFCDVPGFLPGTAQEWGGIIRHGAKLLYAYAEATVPKITVITRKAYGGAYDVMASKHLGADFNFAWPQAEVAVMGPEGAVNIIYRRDIASSPTPDDRRRKLMDDYKARFANPYSAAERGYIDDVIIPHETRPKLIASLHTLQTKREPGPKRKHGNIPL, encoded by the coding sequence ATGCGCCAAAAGGCTCCAGAGACGTTCGAAGAGAAGCTCGGCCAGCTCAACGAGCTCCGCGAGGAGGCGATCCACTCCGCCTCTGCCGCCGCGGTCGAGAAGCAGCACGCGAAGGGCAAGTACACCGCCCGCGAGCGGATCGAGAAGCTGCTCGATCCAGGCTCCTTCCAGGAGCTGGACACGTTCGTCCGCCACCGCACGCACGACTTCGATATGCAGAAGAACCGGCCGTGGGGCGACGCCGTCGTCACCGGCCACGGCACGATCGAAGGCCGTACCGTCTGCGTCTTCAGCCAGGACTTCACCGTCGTCGGCGGCTCGCTCGGCGAGGTGATGGCGGAGAAGATGTGCAAGGTCATGGACCTCGCCGCCAAGATCGGCGCGCCCGTGATCGGCATCAACGACTCCGGCGGCGCCCGCATCCAGGAGGGCGTCGTGTCGCTCGGCGGCTACGGCGACGTCTTCCTGCGCAACGTCAAGTCCTCGGGCGTGATCCCGCAGATCTCGCTGATCATGGGCCCGTGCGCCGGCGGCGCCGTCTACTCACCCGCGATCACCGACTTCATCTTCATGGTGAGAGAGACCTCTCACATGTTCATCACCGGTCCTGACGTGATCAAGACCGTCACCGGTGAGGAGCCGACGTTCGAAGAGCTCGGCGGCGCGATGACGCACAACTCGAAGTCGGGGGTGGCGCACTTCGCCTCCGAGGACGAGGACGCGTGCCTCGAAGACGCGCGCTACCTGTTCTCGTTCCTGCCGTCGAACAACCTCGAGCTGCCGCCGCGCGTGCAGCCGACCGACGACCCGCAGCGGATGGACCCGGAGCTGGACACGGTCGTCCCGGACAGCCCGAACAAGCCGTACGACATGCGCAGCGTGATCAGGCTGATCGTCGACGACGGCGAGTTCCTCGAAGTCCACGAGCACTTCGCGACGAACATCGTCTGCGGGCTCGCGCGGCTCGACGGCTTCCCCGTCGGCATCGTGGGCAACCAGCCGGCCTCGCTCGCCGGCGTGCTCGACATCGCCGCCTCGGAGAAGGCCGCCCGCTTCGTCCGCACCTGCGACGCGTTCAACATCCCGATCGTCACCTTCTGCGACGTGCCGGGCTTCCTGCCGGGCACCGCGCAGGAGTGGGGCGGGATCATCCGCCATGGCGCCAAGCTGCTCTACGCCTACGCCGAGGCGACCGTGCCGAAGATCACCGTCATCACGCGCAAGGCGTACGGCGGCGCGTACGACGTCATGGCCTCCAAGCACCTCGGCGCGGACTTCAACTTCGCCTGGCCGCAGGCAGAGGTCGCGGTGATGGGGCCGGAGGGCGCCGTCAACATCATCTATCGCCGCGACATCGCCAGCAGCCCGACGCCGGACGACCGGCGCAGAAAGCTGATGGACGACTACAAGGCGCGCTTCGCGAACCCGTACTCGGCAGCCGAGCGGGGCTACATCGACGACGTGATAATCCCGCACGAGACGCGCCCGAAGCTGATCGCCTCGCTGCACACGCTGCAGACCAAGCGCGAGCCCGGCCCCAAGCGCAAGCACGGCAACATCCCGCTCTAA
- a CDS encoding molybdenum cofactor biosynthesis protein MoaE — MHVRIRLFAMLRERAGTAELELELPEGARVRDALAAPPVAALAAGLPLVLAVNREYADDDAPLAPGDELALVPPVSGGAAAPHVAVSDAPLSLDGLVARVRDPRAGAVVTFAGVTRDVDALVYEAYTEMALEQIAAIVAEAIASHGLCAAAAEHRIGAVPLSEPSVLVAVSAPHRPEAFLGAREIIDRIKAAAPIWKQEVEGGEASWVAGTRPPTG, encoded by the coding sequence ATGCACGTACGCATCCGTCTCTTCGCGATGCTGCGCGAGCGCGCCGGCACCGCTGAGCTCGAGCTGGAGCTGCCTGAGGGCGCGCGCGTGCGCGACGCGCTCGCCGCGCCCCCGGTCGCGGCGCTGGCCGCCGGCCTTCCGCTCGTGCTGGCAGTCAACCGCGAGTACGCCGACGACGACGCTCCGCTCGCGCCAGGCGACGAGCTGGCGCTCGTGCCGCCGGTCTCCGGCGGCGCAGCCGCGCCGCACGTCGCGGTCAGCGACGCCCCGCTCTCGCTCGACGGTCTCGTCGCGCGCGTCCGCGATCCGCGCGCCGGTGCCGTCGTGACGTTCGCCGGCGTCACGCGCGACGTCGACGCGCTCGTCTACGAGGCGTACACCGAGATGGCGCTGGAGCAGATCGCGGCGATCGTCGCCGAGGCGATCGCCAGCCACGGCCTCTGCGCCGCAGCCGCCGAGCACCGCATCGGCGCGGTCCCGCTGTCGGAGCCGTCGGTGCTTGTCGCCGTCTCCGCCCCGCACCGCCCCGAGGCGTTCCTCGGCGCCCGCGAGATCATCGACCGCATCAAGGCCGCCGCACCGATCTGGAAGCAGGAGGTCGAGGGCGGCGAGGCGAGCTGGGTCGCGGGGACACGGCCGCCGACGGGCTGA
- a CDS encoding acyl-CoA mutase large subunit family protein, giving the protein MSVTEDHRFIAPIVGPDDPRHFTDSGIEIQPRYDEHDVPEQLQLGEPGQFPYTRGVHREMYRRQLWTMRQYAGYASAKESNERYKYLLAHGSTGLSMAFDLPTQLGLDSDDPRCLGEVGRTGVAIDTIDDMRTAFDGIPLDRVSTSMTINAPASVLLLLYQLVGEEQGVAPEKLRGTTQNDILKEYIARGNFIYPPEGSMRLTTDLFAYCKQNVPRWNTVSISGYHFREKGCSAVQEVAFTLSSGIAYVQAALDAGLAVDDFAPRLAFFFNGHNNVFQEVAKFRAARKMWAQIMRDRFGARDEKSMKLRFHTQTGGVTLTAQQPENNIVRVALQGFAAVCGGTQSLHTNGFDEALALPTEHAAKIALRTQQIIGHESGAADTVDPFAGSYYVEALTAEIEQRASELIGKVDELGGSVNAIAFIKNEIEESAWGYQERYAQEQDIVVGVNKYVDEQLEVPDLLRVDPASEREQVGRLKEFKATRDQQLADTRLQELRDAAAGSDNLLPYIRQALKDRCSMGEVCAAMRDVFGRYQPDI; this is encoded by the coding sequence ATGAGCGTGACCGAGGACCACCGCTTCATCGCCCCCATCGTCGGACCGGACGACCCGCGGCACTTCACCGACTCCGGCATCGAGATCCAGCCGCGCTACGACGAGCACGACGTGCCCGAGCAGCTCCAGCTCGGCGAGCCCGGCCAGTTCCCGTACACGCGCGGGGTGCATCGCGAGATGTACCGCAGACAGCTGTGGACGATGCGGCAGTACGCCGGCTACGCGTCGGCGAAGGAGTCCAACGAGCGCTACAAGTACCTGCTCGCGCACGGCTCGACCGGCCTCTCGATGGCGTTCGACCTGCCGACCCAGCTCGGTCTCGACTCCGACGATCCTCGCTGCCTCGGCGAGGTCGGCCGCACCGGCGTCGCGATCGACACGATCGACGACATGCGGACCGCGTTCGACGGCATCCCGCTCGACAGAGTCTCGACCTCGATGACGATCAACGCGCCCGCGAGCGTGCTGCTGCTGCTCTACCAGCTCGTCGGCGAGGAGCAGGGCGTCGCGCCGGAGAAGCTGCGCGGCACGACCCAGAACGACATCCTCAAGGAGTACATCGCGCGCGGGAACTTCATCTACCCGCCCGAGGGGTCGATGCGGCTCACGACCGACCTGTTCGCGTACTGCAAGCAGAACGTGCCGAGATGGAACACCGTCTCGATCTCCGGCTATCACTTCCGCGAGAAGGGCTGCTCGGCCGTCCAGGAGGTCGCGTTCACGCTCTCCAGCGGCATCGCGTACGTGCAGGCGGCGCTCGACGCCGGCCTCGCGGTCGACGACTTCGCGCCCCGGCTGGCGTTCTTCTTCAACGGCCACAACAACGTCTTCCAAGAGGTCGCGAAGTTCCGCGCCGCCCGCAAGATGTGGGCTCAGATCATGCGCGACCGCTTCGGCGCCAGAGACGAGAAGTCGATGAAGCTGCGCTTCCACACGCAGACGGGCGGCGTGACGCTGACCGCGCAGCAGCCGGAGAACAACATCGTCCGCGTCGCGCTGCAGGGGTTCGCCGCCGTCTGCGGCGGGACGCAGTCGCTGCACACGAACGGCTTCGACGAGGCGCTCGCGCTGCCGACCGAGCACGCCGCCAAGATCGCGCTGCGCACGCAGCAGATCATCGGCCACGAGTCGGGCGCCGCCGACACCGTCGACCCGTTCGCCGGCTCGTACTACGTCGAGGCGCTGACGGCCGAGATCGAGCAGCGCGCGAGCGAGCTGATCGGCAAGGTCGACGAGCTGGGCGGCTCGGTCAACGCGATCGCGTTCATCAAGAACGAGATCGAGGAGTCGGCCTGGGGCTATCAGGAGCGTTACGCGCAGGAGCAGGACATCGTCGTCGGCGTCAACAAGTACGTCGACGAGCAGCTCGAGGTGCCGGACCTGCTGCGCGTCGACCCGGCGTCCGAGCGCGAGCAGGTCGGGCGGCTGAAGGAGTTCAAGGCGACGCGCGACCAGCAGCTTGCGGACACGCGCCTGCAGGAGCTGCGCGACGCCGCCGCCGGCAGCGACAACCTGCTGCCGTACATCCGCCAGGCGCTGAAGGACCGCTGCTCGATGGGCGAGGTCTGCGCGGCGATGCGCGACGTCTTCGGCAGATACCAGCCGGACATCTGA
- the tenA gene encoding thiaminase II: MSSFSAELRAGAADVWEAQHSHPFVRGIGDGTLALDRFRHYVRQDYVYLVDYGRLLALACARAPELETMRRFAELTQAILVTEMDLHRSFAADWGVPAADLESERATPTTRAYGDFLLRTAALGDFAELVAALLPCMWGYAEVGERLAAAGPPEPDPARPYARWIATYADPEFQALAAWCRELMDRLGAACDDAGRARLRAVFAESSRHELAFWDAAWRLEPAARDQRSLG, translated from the coding sequence CTGAGCTCCTTCAGCGCCGAGCTGCGCGCCGGCGCGGCGGACGTGTGGGAGGCGCAGCACTCCCACCCGTTCGTGCGCGGGATCGGCGACGGCACGCTCGCGCTCGACCGCTTCCGGCACTACGTCCGGCAGGACTACGTCTACCTCGTCGACTACGGCCGGCTGCTCGCGCTCGCCTGCGCGCGGGCGCCGGAGCTGGAGACGATGCGGCGGTTCGCCGAGCTGACGCAGGCGATCCTGGTGACCGAGATGGACCTCCACCGCTCGTTCGCGGCCGACTGGGGCGTCCCGGCGGCAGACCTGGAGTCCGAGCGGGCGACGCCGACGACGCGCGCCTACGGCGACTTCCTGCTGCGCACCGCCGCGCTCGGCGACTTCGCCGAGCTGGTCGCCGCGCTGCTGCCCTGCATGTGGGGCTACGCCGAGGTCGGCGAACGGCTCGCCGCCGCCGGCCCGCCGGAACCAGATCCCGCCCGCCCCTACGCGCGCTGGATCGCGACGTACGCCGACCCCGAGTTCCAGGCGCTCGCGGCTTGGTGCCGCGAGCTGATGGATCGCCTCGGCGCCGCCTGCGACGACGCCGGCCGTGCGCGCCTGCGCGCGGTCTTCGCCGAGAGCAGCCGCCACGAGCTGGCGTTCTGGGACGCCGCGTGGCGGCTGGAGCCGGCGGCGCGAGACCAAAGATCCTTGGGGTAG
- a CDS encoding GDSL-type esterase/lipase family protein, whose protein sequence is MIPPRFISGAVAVVAAAALAVPAAATAARAPPAQGKKAAPQFYVSLGDSYATGYQPKPDGTVGGGTREGFAYQLPPLAARKGWKLRLVQFGCGGATTTSILEQKGCPKPALGPGGRPYPGKTQIQVAEQFLKQNRAKTGLITVSIGGNDVTACIREADPVSCVVAANGKLQRNVAVLVRRLRRAAGPRVRIVGTTYPDVILGLWLTGDAGRNLATLSVTAFREIINPALKKQYDSVRGAFVDVTRASGAYTPFDQTTTVPGLGTIPVAVANVCVLTWFCAVQDIHARGVGYQLIAELIAGTLPKQRASR, encoded by the coding sequence ATGATCCCACCACGTTTCATCAGCGGCGCGGTCGCCGTCGTGGCCGCGGCCGCGCTCGCCGTCCCCGCCGCGGCGACCGCCGCGAGAGCGCCCCCGGCACAGGGCAAGAAGGCGGCACCGCAGTTCTACGTCTCGCTCGGCGACTCGTACGCGACCGGCTACCAGCCGAAGCCCGACGGGACCGTCGGCGGCGGCACGCGTGAGGGCTTCGCGTACCAGCTGCCGCCGCTGGCGGCGAGAAAGGGCTGGAAGCTGAGACTGGTCCAGTTCGGCTGCGGCGGGGCGACGACGACGTCGATCCTGGAGCAGAAGGGCTGCCCGAAGCCGGCGCTCGGCCCCGGCGGCAGACCGTACCCGGGCAAGACGCAGATCCAGGTCGCCGAGCAGTTCCTGAAGCAGAACAGAGCGAAGACGGGCCTGATCACCGTCTCGATCGGCGGCAACGACGTGACCGCGTGCATCAGAGAGGCCGACCCGGTCTCCTGCGTCGTGGCCGCGAACGGGAAGCTGCAGAGAAACGTCGCGGTGCTCGTCAGACGGCTGCGCAGAGCGGCCGGACCGAGAGTCCGCATCGTCGGCACGACCTACCCGGACGTGATCCTCGGCCTGTGGCTGACCGGCGACGCCGGCAGAAACCTCGCGACGCTGTCGGTGACGGCGTTCAGAGAGATCATCAACCCGGCGCTGAAGAAGCAGTATGACTCGGTCAGAGGCGCGTTCGTCGACGTCACGAGAGCGAGCGGCGCCTACACACCGTTCGACCAGACGACGACGGTCCCTGGCCTCGGGACGATCCCGGTCGCGGTCGCGAACGTCTGCGTGCTGACGTGGTTCTGCGCCGTGCAGGACATCCACGCGAGAGGGGTCGGCTACCAGCTGATCGCCGAGCTGATCGCCGGCACGCTCCCGAAGCAGAGAGCCAGCAGATAG
- a CDS encoding HAD family hydrolase: MIFDCDGVLVDSEPTANRILCEELNAVGYVATPEESERDFMGRSWGHMLDVVTERLGAPPPASLRARYRERLFAAYAAREVPAVPGIADALDQLAARELPACVASSGDHRRIRLGLATAGLADRFDDAAIFSADDVGRGKPWPDLFLHAAERMGFDPAATVVVEDSPAGVEAGRAAGMTVLGYTGRTPAPTLAAAGATTFSAMAELPGLLGLER, from the coding sequence GTGATCTTCGACTGCGACGGGGTGCTCGTCGACTCCGAGCCGACCGCCAACCGGATCCTCTGCGAGGAGCTGAACGCGGTCGGCTACGTCGCGACGCCGGAGGAGTCCGAGCGCGACTTCATGGGCCGCTCGTGGGGGCACATGCTCGACGTCGTGACCGAGCGGCTCGGCGCGCCGCCGCCGGCGTCGCTGCGGGCGCGGTACCGCGAGCGGCTGTTCGCCGCCTACGCCGCGCGCGAGGTGCCGGCGGTGCCGGGCATAGCGGACGCGCTCGACCAGCTCGCCGCGCGCGAGCTGCCGGCGTGCGTCGCCTCCAGCGGCGACCACAGACGCATCCGCCTCGGGCTCGCGACGGCCGGGCTGGCGGACCGCTTCGACGACGCCGCGATCTTCAGCGCCGACGACGTCGGCCGCGGCAAGCCGTGGCCCGACCTGTTCCTCCACGCGGCCGAGCGGATGGGCTTCGACCCGGCCGCCACGGTGGTGGTGGAGGACAGCCCCGCCGGCGTCGAGGCCGGCCGCGCGGCGGGGATGACCGTGCTCGGCTACACGGGCCGCACGCCCGCCCCGACGCTCGCGGCAGCGGGTGCCACGACCTTCTCCGCGATGGCCGAGCTGCCCGGCCTGCTCGGGCTCGAGCGATAA
- a CDS encoding ABC transporter ATP-binding protein — protein sequence METAIRTEDLTKSYGSVTALAALDLEIRRGEVFGYIGPNGAGKSTTIRLLLDLLRPTRGRAEILGMDVRRRGVEVRRRIGYLAGELALYEELTGRELLSFLARLRGGVERPYVTTLADRFGLPVDRPIRELSKGNKQKVGLIQAFMHRPDVLILDEPTSGLDPLLQRTFHELVGETRDAGATVLMSSHVLSELEHVADRVAMIRAGRLLAVEAIEDLKRSAPRQVAVTFAAPVPDGAFASLPGVSGVDVRGSLARFTVHGGMDAVVKAIAAHEVVSLTAQEPELEELFLDRYEAHGAQGGEPGA from the coding sequence GTGGAGACGGCGATCCGAACCGAGGACCTGACGAAGTCCTACGGCAGCGTGACGGCGCTCGCCGCGCTCGACCTCGAGATCCGCCGCGGCGAGGTGTTCGGCTACATCGGCCCCAACGGCGCCGGCAAGTCGACGACGATCCGGCTGCTGCTCGACCTGCTGCGCCCGACACGCGGCCGCGCCGAGATCCTCGGCATGGACGTGCGCAGACGCGGCGTCGAGGTGCGGCGGCGGATCGGCTACCTGGCGGGGGAGCTGGCGCTCTACGAGGAGCTGACCGGCCGCGAGCTGCTGTCGTTCCTCGCACGTCTGCGCGGCGGCGTCGAGCGTCCCTACGTCACGACGCTGGCCGACCGCTTCGGCCTGCCGGTCGACCGCCCGATCCGCGAGCTGTCGAAGGGCAACAAGCAGAAGGTCGGCCTGATCCAGGCGTTCATGCACAGACCGGACGTGCTGATCCTCGACGAGCCGACGAGCGGCCTGGACCCGCTGCTGCAACGGACCTTCCACGAGCTGGTCGGCGAGACGCGCGACGCCGGCGCGACGGTGTTGATGTCCTCGCACGTGCTCTCGGAGCTGGAGCACGTCGCCGACCGGGTCGCGATGATCCGCGCCGGCAGACTGCTGGCGGTCGAGGCGATCGAGGACCTCAAGCGCAGCGCGCCCCGCCAGGTCGCGGTCACGTTCGCGGCGCCGGTCCCCGACGGCGCGTTCGCGTCGCTGCCCGGCGTCTCCGGCGTCGACGTGCGCGGCTCGCTCGCGCGCTTCACCGTGCACGGCGGGATGGACGCGGTCGTGAAGGCGATCGCGGCGCACGAGGTCGTCAGCCTGACGGCGCAGGAGCCGGAGCTGGAGGAGCTGTTCCTCGACCGTTACGAGGCGCACGGCGCGCAGGGCGGCGAGCCTGGTGCCTGA
- a CDS encoding ABC transporter permease, producing the protein MPELALRTLRSERTALIGWCLSTVALVAVVLAFWPSIDGNDALTRSFSDLPPSVQSAVGLSDLGTPAGYLQGQLFSTLAPLLFLSFAIGRGARAIAGEEERGTMDLLLATPIRRARVVVEQALSIAAGLLLLALAQWLTLVLVGPLFDIGIPAGRFAAATAGSVGLGLLYGGIALCLSAATGRRGLSLGVAAGLAGAGFLYTSIAPFVTALDDHLGFSPFQWAYGDDPVRTGVDWGDLALLTGGGLLFAALAALLFDRRDVR; encoded by the coding sequence GTGCCTGAGCTGGCGCTGCGCACCCTCCGCAGCGAGCGCACGGCGCTGATCGGCTGGTGCCTGTCGACGGTCGCGCTCGTCGCGGTCGTGCTCGCGTTCTGGCCGTCGATCGACGGCAACGACGCGCTGACGAGAAGCTTCAGCGACCTGCCGCCGTCAGTCCAGTCGGCGGTCGGCCTGAGCGATCTCGGCACGCCGGCCGGCTATCTGCAGGGCCAGCTGTTCTCGACCCTGGCGCCGCTGTTGTTCCTCAGCTTCGCGATCGGCCGCGGCGCGCGGGCGATCGCCGGCGAGGAGGAGCGCGGCACGATGGACCTGCTGCTCGCGACGCCGATCCGGCGGGCGCGCGTAGTGGTCGAGCAGGCGCTGTCGATCGCCGCCGGGCTGCTGCTGCTCGCGCTGGCGCAGTGGCTGACGCTGGTGCTCGTCGGCCCGCTGTTCGACATCGGCATCCCGGCCGGCCGCTTCGCGGCGGCGACCGCCGGCAGCGTCGGCCTCGGACTGCTCTACGGCGGCATCGCGCTCTGCCTGTCGGCGGCGACCGGTCGCCGCGGCCTGAGCCTCGGCGTCGCCGCGGGCCTCGCCGGCGCGGGCTTCCTCTACACGTCGATCGCGCCGTTCGTCACCGCGCTCGACGACCACCTCGGCTTCTCGCCGTTCCAGTGGGCGTACGGCGACGACCCGGTCAGAACGGGCGTCGACTGGGGCGACCTCGCGCTGCTGACCGGCGGCGGGCTGCTGTTCGCCGCGCTCGCGGCGCTTCTGTTCGACCGCCGCGACGTGCGCTGA
- a CDS encoding nitrite/sulfite reductase gives MEPSSVREKSKRPGKLGSIDNPEVLQDVPGHVIPILEREFDDFDTESQRFLRGDFPETEFIGFRLRQGVYGQRQPDVQMVRVKLPWGGVSPEQMDMFAQVVETYAPLRKGHVTTRQNIQIHHIPLAEMAKLIRDVSAVGLSSREGCGNTVRNVTADPWAGVCDDEVFDTTPWAGAYVRYFVRHPTTQLMPRKVKTAFDGSPEDRAITGIHDIAFLARVRDGVKGFEVRVGGGTSIMPRVAPTLYEFVRADDGEYLKVAEAVFRIFDRQEWLRKNRARARLKVFVDKFGIEELLNQVEEELKGDWVHERDFDPMQRLFVHDEEANAPEPPASAGSPNGDLSEFEHFVSTNVRAQRQEGYSTVEVKIERGDLTPSQFRGLAQIMRDYTGGYARTTVQQNIVLRWVRDEALYDVWTALKEHDLGEAGVDEISDVVSCPGTDSCKLGITSSMGLNQAVKERIVEMRLEDPLTRRIHIKMSGCPNGCSQHHIANIGFYGASIKVGDKTIPACIPHIGGRYEGGEVLYGARLKLRLPSKRVPDAVERWIRFYESDRTDGEQFNAFAERVGTRAFEDQVRDLAMPAEFNLENMNLFIDWNKNVPFEVVRGEGECAV, from the coding sequence ATGGAGCCAAGCTCGGTCAGAGAGAAGAGCAAGAGACCCGGCAAGCTGGGCTCGATCGACAACCCGGAGGTCCTCCAGGACGTCCCGGGTCACGTGATCCCGATCCTCGAGCGCGAGTTCGACGACTTCGACACGGAGTCGCAGAGATTCCTGCGCGGTGATTTTCCGGAGACCGAGTTCATCGGCTTCCGCCTCAGACAGGGCGTCTACGGGCAGCGCCAGCCGGACGTGCAGATGGTCCGCGTGAAGCTTCCGTGGGGCGGCGTCAGCCCCGAGCAGATGGACATGTTCGCGCAGGTCGTGGAGACGTACGCGCCGCTCAGAAAGGGCCACGTCACGACCCGCCAGAACATCCAGATCCACCACATCCCGCTCGCGGAGATGGCGAAGCTGATCCGCGACGTCAGCGCCGTCGGCCTCTCCAGCCGCGAGGGCTGCGGCAACACGGTGCGCAACGTCACCGCCGACCCCTGGGCGGGCGTCTGCGACGACGAGGTCTTCGACACGACGCCATGGGCGGGCGCGTACGTGCGCTACTTCGTCCGGCATCCGACGACACAGCTGATGCCGCGCAAGGTCAAGACGGCGTTCGACGGCTCTCCCGAGGACCGCGCGATCACGGGCATCCACGACATCGCGTTCCTCGCGAGAGTGCGCGACGGCGTCAAGGGCTTCGAGGTGCGCGTCGGCGGCGGCACGTCGATCATGCCGCGCGTCGCGCCGACGCTGTACGAGTTCGTCCGCGCCGACGACGGCGAGTACCTGAAGGTCGCCGAGGCGGTCTTCCGCATCTTCGACCGGCAGGAGTGGCTGCGCAAGAACCGCGCCCGCGCCCGCCTGAAGGTGTTCGTCGACAAGTTCGGGATCGAGGAGCTGCTCAACCAGGTCGAGGAGGAGCTGAAGGGCGACTGGGTCCACGAGCGCGACTTCGACCCGATGCAGCGCCTGTTCGTTCACGACGAGGAGGCGAACGCGCCGGAGCCCCCGGCCTCCGCCGGCTCGCCCAACGGCGACCTGTCCGAGTTCGAGCACTTCGTCTCGACCAACGTGAGAGCGCAGCGCCAGGAGGGCTACTCGACCGTCGAGGTGAAGATCGAGCGCGGCGACCTGACGCCTTCGCAGTTCCGCGGGCTGGCGCAGATCATGCGCGACTACACCGGCGGCTACGCGCGCACGACCGTGCAGCAGAACATCGTCCTGCGCTGGGTGCGCGACGAGGCGCTCTACGACGTCTGGACGGCGCTGAAGGAACACGACCTCGGCGAGGCCGGCGTCGACGAGATCTCCGACGTCGTCAGCTGCCCCGGCACGGACTCTTGCAAGTTGGGAATCACCTCGTCGATGGGCCTCAACCAGGCCGTCAAGGAGCGCATCGTCGAGATGAGACTCGAGGACCCGCTCACGCGCAGGATCCACATCAAGATGTCGGGCTGCCCGAACGGCTGCTCGCAGCACCACATCGCCAACATCGGCTTCTACGGCGCCTCGATCAAGGTCGGCGACAAGACGATCCCGGCGTGCATCCCGCACATCGGCGGTCGCTACGAGGGCGGCGAGGTGCTCTACGGTGCACGGCTGAAGCTGCGGCTGCCGTCCAAGCGCGTGCCGGACGCCGTCGAGCGCTGGATCCGCTTCTACGAGTCCGACCGCACCGACGGCGAGCAGTTCAACGCGTTCGCCGAGCGTGTCGGGACGAGAGCGTTCGAGGACCAGGTGCGCGACCTCGCGATGCCGGCCGAGTTCAACCTCGAGAACATGAACCTGTTCATCGACTGGAACAAGAACGTCCCGTTCGAGGTTGTCCGCGGCGAGGGAGAATGCGCTGTCTGA
- a CDS encoding DUF2269 family protein, with protein sequence MSAPGHLDFYTVVLFLHITAAIAAFGVTFAYPVIDQVVRTRDARALPLWHEAQIQISRRVVTPAAVVVLIAGIYMATDRWSDLSSGWWSGAFAILIVIVGLDHAVMIPLARRMRDRAALDAQSGDAGGTVTLSTEYERLNRQRTIFGGTISLLVVVAVFLMVLKPGV encoded by the coding sequence ATGAGCGCTCCCGGCCACCTCGACTTCTACACGGTCGTCCTCTTCCTCCACATCACGGCCGCGATCGCGGCGTTCGGCGTCACGTTCGCCTATCCCGTGATCGACCAGGTCGTCCGCACGCGCGACGCACGCGCGCTGCCGCTCTGGCACGAGGCCCAGATCCAGATCAGCCGCAGAGTCGTGACGCCGGCCGCCGTCGTCGTGCTGATCGCCGGCATCTACATGGCGACCGACCGCTGGAGCGACCTCTCGAGCGGCTGGTGGAGCGGCGCCTTCGCGATCCTGATCGTGATCGTCGGGCTCGACCACGCGGTGATGATCCCGCTGGCACGCAGAATGCGCGACCGCGCCGCGCTCGACGCGCAGAGCGGCGACGCCGGCGGCACGGTCACGCTCAGCACCGAGTACGAGCGGCTCAACAGACAGCGCACGATCTTCGGCGGGACGATCTCGCTGCTCGTCGTGGTCGCCGTCTTCCTGATGGTGCTGAAGCCGGGCGTCTGA